The following are encoded in a window of Phaseolus vulgaris cultivar G19833 chromosome 3, P. vulgaris v2.0, whole genome shotgun sequence genomic DNA:
- the LOC137806717 gene encoding uncharacterized protein: MLTVYAHRAILKCHLYQDSASAQQTYPCKINNNVNLVNCNPKPFGSPSSNILFHSASFSGKCDKLQKSLNLFHHVATHKWLCGLQDSVSSDDEFRSSRNIAISLFRRYRNFIDRGGTDNLKEFITAGVNAYALGCTDEGLRKELTDMKNSGIEIDVMQSCGGSTSLKSKIVSEEVDECIFWLSIIFITILCTPQPTIVRWSSTTPVSDEVRLQWKGFCALIANAYFMKGMAWLPVKTLQLEQTAVMGQAEKPSVVASRMRLVFSTLEVVSPQWPKA, encoded by the exons ATGCTAACGGTGTATGCTCATAGAGCTATTCTAAAGTGCCATTTATACCAAGATTCAGCTTCTGCTCAACAAACATACCCATGCAAGATCAATAACAATGTTAATTTGGTGAATTGCAATCCTAAACCTTTTGGCAGTCCTTCTagtaatatattatttcataGTGCCTCCTTCTCTGGAAAATGTGATAAGCTACAGAAGAGCCTTAATCTATTCCATCATGTTGCCACGCATAAATGGCTT TGCGGGTTACAGGATTCCGTTTCATCTGATGATGAATTTCGTTCTTCACGGAATATAGCCATCAGCTTGTTCAGGCGATACAGGAACTTCATTGATCGTGGTGGAACCGACAATCTAAAA GAGTTCATCACTGCCGGGGTAAATGCATATGCGCTCGGATGCACTGATGAAGGATTGAGGAAAGAACTTACGGATATGAAGAACTCTGGGATTGAAATTGATGTAATGCAAAGTTGTGGTGGAAGCACAAGCTTGAAATCTAAGATCGTCTCAGAGGAG GTTGATGAATGCATTTTCTGGTTAAGCATTATATTCATCACCATCTTGTGCACACCCCAACCAACCATTGTTAGATGGTCATCTACAACTCCGGTGTCAGATGAAGTGAGACTGCAGTGGAAAGGCTTTTGTGCTCTGATAGCAAATGCATATTTTATGAAAGGAATGGCATG GCTTCCCGTGAAGACTCTTCAATTAGAACAGACAGCTGTGATGGGTCAAGCTGAGAAACCGTCAGTTGTTGCTAGCCGTATGCGATTAGTCTTTAGCACACTTGAG GTAGTGAGTCCACAGTGGCCAAAAGCATAG
- the LOC137806714 gene encoding L-ascorbate oxidase homolog: MRPCKCNLLSFLTLLVTFLFAFVHCEDPYRYLTWKVTYGDIYPLGVKQQGILINGQFPGPQIDAVTNDNLIINVYNYLREPFLISWNGLQHRRNSWQDGVAGTNCPIPPGRNLTYAIQVKDQIGSYFYFPSLGMHKAAGAFGGIRIWSRPLIPVPFPPPAGDFTILAGDWFKLDHRRLRRVLENGHNLPFPDGLLINGRGWNGNTFTVDQGKTYRFRISNVGLTTSINFRIQGHSLKLVEVEGSHTLQNSYSSLDIHLGQSYSVLVTADQPVKDYYIVVSTRFTRRILTTTSILHYSYSRIGVSGPVPPGPTLDITSSVYQARTIRWNLTASGPRPNPQGSYHYGLIQPSRTIMLANSAPYINGKQRYAVNGVSYVAPDTPLKLADYFNIQGVFYVGSIPTNPSGGNNGYLQTSVMGANFHEFVEIVFQNWEDSVQSWHIDGYSFFVVGFGSGQWTQDSRVHYNLRDTIARCTVQVYPKSWTAIYMALDNVGMWNIRSENWERQYLGQQFYLRVYTPSGSWRDEYPVPKNAVLCGRASGRRTRPF, encoded by the exons ATGAGACCATGCAAGTGTAATCTTCTCTCTTTCCTCACTCTTCTTGTCACATTCCTTTTTGCTTTCGTCCACTGTGAAGACCCTTATCGGTACCTTACTTGGAAGGTCACCTATGGTGACATCTACCCTCTTGGTGTTAAGCAACAG GGGATCTTGATTAATGGCCAGTTTCCGGGGCCCCAAATAGACGCTGTTACAAATGACAACTTGATTATCAATGTCTATAACTACCTCAGAGAGCCATTCCTCATTTCTTG GAATGGCTTACAACACAGGAGAAACTCTTGGCAGGATGGAGTGGCGGGCACAAACTGCCCAATTCCACCTGGGAGGAACCTCACATATGCTATTCAGGTAAAAGACCAGATTGGTAGTTATTTCTACTTCCCATCTCTTGGAATGCACAAAGCTGCTGGAGCATTTGGTGGCATCAGAATTTGGAGCCGCCCTCTCATTCCTGTCCCTTTTCCTCCTCCTGCTGGGGACTTTACCATACTTGCTGGAGATTGGTTCAAGCTAGACCACCGA AGACTGAGACGAGTACTGGAGAATGGTCATAATCTCCCCTTCCCTGATGGCCTTCTTATCAACGGACGCGGTTGGAATGGAAACACATTCACTGTTGATCAAG GTAAGACGTATAGATTCAGGATATCTAATGTGGGGCTCACAACATCAATCAACTTTAGAATCCAGGGGCACAGTTTGAAACTTGTGGAGGTAGAAGGATCTCATACCCTCCAAAACTCCTACTCTTCCCTTGACATCCATCTTGGACAGTCCTATTCCGTGCTGGTCACAGCTGATCAACCTGTCAAGGATTACTACATAGTTGTCTCTACAAGATTTACCAGACGGATACTCACAACAACTTCCATTCTTCATTACAGCTATTCACGCATTGGGGTATCTGGCCCAGTTCCTCCAGGGCCTACCCTTGATATTACATCATCAGTGTATCAGGCTAGAACTATCCG GTGGAACTTGACAGCTAGTGGGCCTAGACCAAACCCTCAGGGATCTTACCACTATGGATTGATCCAACCAAGCCGGACCATCATGCTCGCAAACTCTGCTCCTTACATCAATGGCAAGCAGAGGTATGCTGTGAATGGTGTCTCATACGTTGCACCAGACACCCCATTGAAACTAGCCGACTACTTCAATATTCAAGGAGTTTTCTACGTTGGAAGCATTCCTACCAATCCTAGCGGTGGCAACAATGGCTACCTCCAAACCTCTGTCATGGGGGCTAATTTCCACGAATTCGTGGAGATTGTGTTCCAAAATTGGGAGGATTCTGTGCAGTCATGGCATATTGATGGCTATTCCTTCTTTGTTGTAGG GTTTGGCAGCGGACAGTGGACACAAGACAGTAGAGTACACTACAATCTGAGAGACACAATTGCTAGATGCACCGTTCAGGTGTATCCAAAGTCTTGGACTGCAATCTACATGGCACTAGACAACGTGGGAATGTGGAACATAAGATCTGAGAATTGGGAAAGGCAATACTTGGGACAACAATTTTATCTGAGGGTGTATACACCTTCCGGGTCATGGAGAGACGAATATCCTGTCCCAAAGAATGCAGTTCTTTGTGGCAGGGCAAGCGGTCGTCGCACAAGGCCTTTCTAG
- the LOC137806715 gene encoding uncharacterized protein codes for MADVVQYRLERMVDELDDLEQRGIFSRREIAEIVKQRRKFEYRLKRPCPLKQDFLAYVEYETQLDALRRLRKKSVARELTKQGNKKLKKSKSDFAGMLRILEIYELALKRYKGDIDLWFRYLEFCRIRKNGKMKTALAKVIRFHPKVPGVWIYAAAWEFDHNLNVAAARALMQEGLRVCPTSEDLWVEYLRMELTYLNKLKARKVALGEDEGTLTRDPKSSDEKQWREENKDLFMSLGEKEEGDDNDGSNVGSDQAEKKQELFAEHGMNIFKTVYGGAVEAVPSSLSLRKRFLEILEGTNLSDYEDTCKEILNDAKRDFSSQPEFWDWLARRECDLENGQGISKEVLIPRLEKAVQVYEEALKKMPSGTTFSLYANFLTAIVAPKEGETNIIGPSGQAVNYIPHLLSVYERAESMGCITEDLACKHVSLHLQLRQLEEARKLAAKLCSGKLAESVELWVLRITIEIRYITRSSPTPSDADSQTLFELLQQILMKVSVSKSDNLWLKVLKFYANQRQYFDKLVEISVVTLVRDGGSENGFSLSSAIVSFVLQKDGIQQARDMYKRFLALPHPGLALHKHCIDLETNLASIGDKDGLISARKLYESALATYDQNVSLWQDYYRMETKMGTSEKATAIYWRARRVLKDASEFVTSPDML; via the exons ATGGCGGACGTGGTGCAGTACCGATTGGAGCGCATGGTGGACGAGCTTGACGACCTCGAGCAGCGCGGTATCTTCAGCCGCCGCGAGATCGCCGAGATCGTGAAGCAGCGGCGAAAATTTGAGTATCGGCTGAAGCGTCCGTGTCCTCTGAAGCAGGATTTCTTGGCCTACGTCGAGTACGAGACTCAGCTCGACGCGCTCCGCAGGCTCCGCAAGAAGTCCGTGGCGCGGGAATTGACGAAGCAAGGCAACAAGAAGCTGAAGAAGTCCAAGTCCGATTTCGCAGGCATGCTTAGGATTTTAGAGATTTACGAACTCGCTTTGAAGCGCTACAAGGGCGACATCGATCTCTGGTTTCGCTATCTCGAGTTTTGCAGGATCAGAAAAAATGGCAAGATGAAGACG GCATTGGCTAAAGTTATTAGGTTTCATCCAAAGGTTCCGGGAGTTTGGATTTATGCTGCGGCTTGGGAATTTGATCATAACTTGAATGTTGCGGCTGCTCGTGCTTTGATGCAGGAGGGTCTCAGAGTTTGTCCAACTTCGGAAGATCTTTGGGTGGAGTATCTTCGGATGGAACTTACTTACCTTAATAAGTTGAAGGCACGGAAGGTTGCTTTGGGTGAGGATGAGGGAACTCTCACCCGTGATCCCAAGAGTTCTGATGAAAAACAATGGAGGGAGGAAAACAAAGATTTGTTCATGTCACTAGGTGAAAAAGAGGAGGGTGATGATAATGATGGATCAAATGTTGGAAGTGATCAAGCGGAAAAGAAGCAGGAATTGTTTGCAGAACATGGTATGAATATTTTTAAGACTGTATACGGCGGAGCGGTTGAAGCTGTCCCTTCAAGTCTCAGTCTCAGGAAGCGATTTTTGGAAATATTGGAGGGTACGAATTTGTCAGATTACGAAGATACGTGTAAGGAGATATTGAATGACGCGAAGAGGGATTTTTCATCACAACCGGAATTTTGGGACTGGCTTGCAAGGCGTGAATGTGATCTTGAAAATGGTCAGGGGATAAGTAAAGAGGTCTTAATTCCTCGGCTGGAAAAGGCTGTTCAG GTTTATGAGGAGGCTTTGAAAAAGATGCCATCAGGAACTACGTTTAGTTTGTATGCAAATTTTCTAACGGCTATTGTAGCTCCTAAAGAAGGAGAAACCAATATAATTGGGCCATCAGGTCAGGCTGTAAACTATATACCGCATCTTCTGTCAGTATACGAAAGGGCTGAAAGCATGGGATGTATTACTGAAGATCTTGCTTGCAAGCATGTGTCCTTACATTTGCAATTGAGACAACTGGAAGAGGCTCGGAAACTGGCAGCAAAGCTTTGCAGTGGAAAGCTTGCAGAATCGGTGGAGTTATGGGTGTTGAGGATTACTATAGAAATTAGATACATCACAAGAAGTTCTCCTACACCTAGTGATGCTGATTCGCAAACCCTTTTTGAACTCCTTCAACAAATTTTGATGAAAGTTTCTGTTTCAAAATCAGATAACTTGTGGTTAAAG GTCCTCAAATTCTATGCAAATCAAAGACAATATTTTGATAAACTGGTGGAGATTTCTGTTGTTACTTTGGTCAGAGATGGTGGCAGTGAAAATGGGTTTTCCCTTTCTTCTGCCATTGTAAGTTTTGTACTTCAAAAAGATGGAATTCAGCAGGCCAGAGATATGTATAAACG GTTTCTAGCATTACCGCATCCTGGCCTTGCTTTACATAAACATTGCATTGACTTGGAAACAAACCTTGCATCAATAGGAGATAAAGATGGTCTCATAAGTGCGAGGAAGTTGTATGAATCTGCACTAGCAACTTATGACCAAAATGTCAGCTTATGGCAAGATTATTATCGCATGGAGACCAAG ATGGGGACATCAGAAAAGGCTACTGCTATTTATTGGCGTGCAAGGAGAGTTCTGAAAGATGCTAGTGAATTTGTCACTTCTCCAGATATGTTATAA